The following DNA comes from Triticum aestivum cultivar Chinese Spring chromosome 3D, IWGSC CS RefSeq v2.1, whole genome shotgun sequence.
ACAAGGAAATCTATAAGAATCCTCAGGATTTCTGCATGCCTTGTGTCCTGCATCTGAGTCTTGAATTTCTCTCCTTGGAAGGAAGCTTTCTGAAAACCCAAGGACAACTTAATCTTCTCTAACATGTGCGAGGAGGAGCTAAGAGCTAATTCAGTCTGTTTCAGCTGCAGCTTTCTCATGCTAAGACTAATCTCACACTCCTTGAGTTCGTTTGAGCGAGCCTGCTCCTTCACAGATCTCTCAAAAGCACTGAGAATGCACTGATCAGCTTCACGAGAGGATCTGCTATGAGCACGATCAGCCAGCTGTCGATTGTCTCTGGCATAAAGAACAAGTTGACTTTCTACAGAGTTCACGAGGTCCTGCTCGATTTCTTTTGTATGATTTTGCAGATCAACAGCACTTGAGTTTCCTACAGCCCCAGAGCTTCCATGTATAGAAGAGTATTCAGGAGTAGGACTTCTCTCATAGACAGGTATCTCATTAATACGATGAAGCGTCCTCAATGTGCTGCTAAATGAATTCTCAAAATTTCTCATGAAACTGTCAAACCTGTCACCATATGTCTATACAACTGATAAGTAAAAGATATACAAGGAATGTCAACAGAAAAGTGAGCTCCAACAAAAAGAGAGCCATGCTTACATTTGCCAAAGATTCCTTCACCGCTGAGGTACAGATCTGCATTTCAAATCCGGCTCGATTTGAGACAACATTTTTTAATGGTTAACAGGGCTTATCGCTAAATTATAAATCATGTACCTTGGAAAGGATGACCGGATGCAATCTTTCTCCTGAATCATTGCTCGAATTCATAACCTGTCATCAGGGAAGGTAACTCCTTATTACTCTGACTAATAAGGTACACCATTTAACAAAATGATCATGAAACACAAATGTGTAGTGGTATGCAGGTGAGTACAATGTACAGTATTGTTTACTAAAGAGAACAAGCATGCAGTTGTGGGAACTGCAAACGAATGAAAACGCGGTGAATATAACCAGACATGCATAAGTTGGCATTGGAAAGCAGAAGTGGAGGAAAGAAAGGCAGCACGTTCAACAGTTCAATTTTAGAGCATTTAGCGTTCACCACAGATATGGAAATTAGTAACAACGTCGAATCTTCGAACCAGTAGCAGACGTTGCACTAAATCGACAAGCTGTGCTCAATCGGACAAGCAGCCATGGTTTGCAAACATTAAACCCCATGTTATTTCACCTACAATTCTATTACCCCATGCTAGTACAAGTAAACAGTCGATTTTCCTTTATTTTTTGGCTGCAGTTTGCAGAAGGAGGTTCTCCTTCCAATAGGCACACTAAAATTTTGTTCCATGAAACTACCCTAAACGGCGCAAACATTTCTTCAGGTTTCTATGTTGACTAGGGGGTTTTACAGCATATGCATTGGTACAGTGCAATTACAAATGTGCAAACCTCAAAACCAAAGATGATGATACTAGGAACTTATCAGGTTTGTGTAAAGGCAGCATATAGTTTTAAAGAAAATGCTACTTCCTCCGATCCGAATTGTAATTGACACATTGTACAGAGGCTGCGTCAATTAATTCATTCGGAGCGGAGGGAGTACAGATGCTGGACTAGCACAACCATGTAGTGGTACCAAGCAAAAATCGAAACTTTAATGTGTACCACGGCCCGGCAGAGCACGTACCCGCGCGAGAACGGCCGCGAACGACATCCCCAGTGGCAGCGCGAGGTCGTCTTGCGCGGCGCCGCCGCCATTatcttcgccttcgccgtcgccgccccgagaaGCCAGTGCGGCGGGCGccggaccgcgccgccgccgcagcgggCGGAGCCGGACCCCCTTGCGCGGCCGGGAGGCCCGCGAGCCGGAAGAGGATGCCGACGAGGACGCGGGGGCGGGCTCGGCGGCGAGGCCGGGCCCGTCGTCCATCCCGGAGGGGAGAGGGGGTCCCGCGAAGCCGGTAGTAGTCAAATGGGGCTCGTCCAGGTTCCGCGATCTGGATGGAGATGGATGGGGAACGGCCGACATGAACGAAAACGAAGCGGCGTGGGAGTAAACAAAACTAAACGGCTATACTGTATATGCGTGGCGGTTTGGGCTGAATTAGCCGTTGGATTTTCGTTCAGAAATTGGGATTTTGCCCTATCTTTTCCAAGCCTTTTGATCATTTTGTATTTTTTAGCCCTTCTTTTACATTGTATGCATGATATTTTGCCCTAATTTTACTTGCCGTTTGACCATTTGCCTTTTGCCCTTTTCTAAAAATTTATATCATCTCCAGAATTTAGCTGACATGAAAAGACCAAGTTACCCCTCCTATAAATTTCACCAAAGTGTATTCATCTATACCACGTGCCGGCAGCGAGAAGAGTGGAGTGTTGCTCCCCAAACTGATGCATGGCACTCAACGAAAGGAAGCAAGAGAAGTCCGTAGAGGGGGTGGGAGGTCTTGACGAGCGGTGCTCCAAGCATGAGCTCAAGGAGCGGCTCCGACCTACCTCAGTTGGGAGGGGGGCTCAAGGGCAAGCATAATTCTACCTAACTACTTAAATACTAATTAGCAGATAATCCCCTCCATCTTAATAATTAGATAAATATTTAGAGAACCCGTACCCAGATCTCGACGCAACACCATGATCTTCGAGGCAAACAGTGTTAACGAACTTGGCTGCAATTCAACGAGACCGATCTTCCGCCATAAATTGGGGTTTGTTGTGCTACTTCATGCCACGATGACCCGGTGCCACCCCCATGCAAAAGCGACCAGCCGTTTGTGATGCCACGGGGCCGAAGACTTTGCGCCGCCCACGCGCCATCAATTAGTGGATGTGGTGTTCCCTCGATGCGACAACGACCCAAAAGCGACGACTCTGCTTGTCCTTTGAAGTTTCGATTCCGAAGCGGAATTGTCCTTTGAAGTTTCGATTCCGAACCtaaaagagcaagactcaattcatcacaacaaagatagagagaagaacaccatatgattccgttattaacaaagctcatggtacaaCAAGATCGTGCCCtatcaagatcacgagagagagagagagagagagagagagagagagagagagagagagatcaaccacatagctgctggtacataccctcagcccgagggggTGAACTACTCCCGCCTAGTCATGGAAGCagcgaggatgatgaagatggcctccggtgacttccccctccggcagggtgccagaatggagCCCCGGATGAGGCCGCTTCggaatagaggcttgcggtggcggaaaaactCATCTAGATT
Coding sequences within:
- the LOC123080283 gene encoding protein CPR-5, producing the protein MSAVPHPSPSRSRNLDEPHLTTTGFAGPPLPSGMDDGPGLAAEPAPASSSASSSGSRASRPRKGVRLRPLRRRRGPAPAALASRGGDGEGEDNGGGAAQDDLALPLGMSFAAVLARVMNSSNDSGERLHPVILSKICTSAVKESLANTYGDRFDSFMRNFENSFSSTLRTLHRINEIPVYERSPTPEYSSIHGSSGAVGNSSAVDLQNHTKEIEQDLVNSVESQLVLYARDNRQLADRAHSRSSREADQCILSAFERSVKEQARSNELKECEISLSMRKLQLKQTELALSSSSHMLEKIKLSLGFQKASFQGEKFKTQMQDTRHAEILRILIDFLVSAVVIMSVCFAYGTYVHSYQRITDVTAACSAASRGSKSWWVPNSVSNFNSGLQFVRCHVIAATRMCFGIVMIVAIAWLASQRSALSGSNMPITFNFILLGVICGFAGRFCANTLGGDGNIWLVWWEVLCSIHLLGNCYPSVIYRVLHGSISITHSKNGVGLPYWVRRCIFYAALGLVIPVLTGLLPFASFSDWRDHFSEEIKSFFVGDEVEV